From a region of the Paenibacillus lutimineralis genome:
- a CDS encoding NYN domain-containing protein: protein MRDKRDVLLVDGYNMIGGWPNLAALSKNDLEAARDSLLERLADYQAFSGRQVIVVFDAYRVPGLGKSFTQNQVEVHFTKEKETADECIERLCHEFARPRRQIYVATSDMVEQHVIFGQGALRVSARELLIQIEQSEKEVQTKIAERSNSTSRNTIDSKLSPELRKMFERWRRE from the coding sequence ATGCGCGACAAGCGCGATGTTCTTCTGGTAGATGGGTACAATATGATCGGTGGTTGGCCCAATCTGGCCGCCTTGTCCAAGAACGATTTAGAGGCAGCGCGTGATTCCCTGCTGGAGCGTTTGGCGGATTACCAGGCCTTCTCTGGCAGGCAGGTCATCGTTGTATTTGATGCTTATCGCGTGCCCGGACTAGGCAAATCCTTCACTCAGAATCAGGTGGAAGTCCACTTCACCAAGGAGAAGGAGACGGCTGATGAATGTATCGAACGGCTCTGTCACGAGTTCGCAAGGCCCAGGCGGCAGATCTATGTTGCGACGAGTGATATGGTAGAGCAGCACGTGATTTTCGGCCAGGGTGCGCTGCGCGTGTCGGCCCGTGAATTGCTAATTCAGATCGAACAGAGCGAGAAGGAAGTCCAGACCAAGATTGCGGAACGGAGCAACAGTACTAGTCGCAATACAATCGACTCCAAACTGAGTCCGGAATTGCGGAAAATGTTCGAACGATGGCGAAGAGAATAA
- the rlmB gene encoding 23S rRNA (guanosine(2251)-2'-O)-methyltransferase RlmB, with protein MEDQEWIAGKHSLMEALRAGRTINKIWIAEGAQKHLTQPIIAEAKAQGIVVQFVDKRKLDTMVPGVQHQGVVAQAAPYAYAEVEDLLAKAAERGEAPFLLILDELEDPHNLGSILRTAECTGVHGVIIPKRRSVAVTATVSRTSAGAVEYVPVARVTNLVQTMEQLKEAGVWIVGTDVGAKEEIYGGGKILGGPVAIVIGNENKGMGRLVRETCDVLLKLPMNGRLNSLNASVAAGVMMYEVMRIRRTEG; from the coding sequence ATGGAGGATCAAGAATGGATTGCCGGTAAGCACTCCTTGATGGAGGCGCTTAGAGCCGGACGAACAATCAACAAAATATGGATTGCAGAAGGCGCGCAGAAGCATTTGACGCAACCGATTATTGCCGAAGCCAAGGCTCAAGGCATTGTCGTGCAATTTGTCGATAAGCGCAAGCTTGATACGATGGTACCCGGTGTGCAGCATCAAGGCGTAGTAGCCCAGGCGGCTCCGTATGCTTATGCCGAGGTTGAGGATCTACTTGCAAAGGCAGCTGAGCGAGGGGAGGCGCCGTTCCTGCTCATTCTCGATGAGCTCGAGGATCCGCATAATCTGGGCTCGATTCTACGTACTGCCGAATGTACGGGGGTTCATGGCGTCATAATTCCGAAACGCCGTTCCGTCGCTGTTACGGCTACGGTATCGAGAACATCGGCCGGTGCTGTCGAATATGTCCCTGTTGCCAGAGTTACCAACCTTGTACAGACCATGGAACAGCTGAAGGAAGCTGGTGTATGGATCGTCGGAACCGATGTCGGGGCGAAGGAAGAAATATATGGGGGCGGCAAAATATTAGGTGGACCCGTGGCGATTGTCATCGGGAATGAGAACAAAGGGATGGGGCGCTTGGTACGCGAGACCTGTGACGTACTGCTCAAGCTGCCGATGAACGGACGCCTTAATTCTCTGAACGCTTCGGTTGCTGCCGGAGTGATGATGTATGAAGTCATGCGCATTCGCCGCACCGAAGGATAA